The following coding sequences lie in one uncultured Bacteroides sp. genomic window:
- a CDS encoding PorP/SprF family type IX secretion system membrane protein: MIIKKFLLFYFALLCSLAASAQFDAQFSQYWAVTGYYNPAYAGQTDKLAISGAYSQQLMGFTNAPKSMYLGVDMPFNFLGRKHGVGVILFSEGIGLFRNQMFGLQYSYKKQIGKGQLGIGMEAGALNISFDPTKIYLGDQTNDDAFPTASISGMGMDAGAGAFYTHPDYYAGVSVTHITGPTILMGENNEFKVDPTIYLTGGYNIKTRNPLIRVQPSFLLKSDLVSTKVDLTGRLFYDYNEKTFYGGLSYSPGTSVAFLVGAKIKNITVGYAYDMFTSQIGAGSGSHDLFFNYSTDMNFSGRSKNKHKSIRIL, encoded by the coding sequence ATGATAATTAAAAAATTTCTTTTGTTTTATTTTGCTTTGCTTTGCAGCCTTGCTGCAAGTGCACAGTTTGATGCGCAGTTCAGTCAATATTGGGCAGTAACTGGGTATTATAATCCTGCGTATGCCGGACAAACGGATAAATTAGCTATCTCTGGAGCCTATAGCCAGCAGTTGATGGGCTTTACCAATGCACCTAAATCAATGTATCTGGGTGTTGATATGCCATTTAACTTTCTTGGACGGAAGCATGGCGTTGGTGTCATTCTTTTCAGTGAAGGAATTGGTCTTTTTAGAAATCAGATGTTTGGGTTGCAATATTCTTATAAAAAACAGATTGGCAAAGGTCAGCTGGGAATAGGAATGGAGGCTGGTGCACTAAACATCTCTTTCGATCCGACTAAAATTTATTTGGGAGACCAGACTAATGATGATGCTTTCCCGACTGCTTCCATTAGTGGAATGGGAATGGATGCCGGAGCTGGTGCATTTTATACACATCCAGATTATTATGCCGGAGTTTCGGTTACTCATATTACCGGTCCAACTATATTGATGGGTGAAAATAACGAGTTTAAAGTGGATCCTACCATTTATTTAACAGGTGGATACAATATTAAAACCAGAAATCCGTTAATTCGGGTACAGCCATCTTTCTTGTTGAAGAGTGATCTGGTCTCTACGAAAGTTGACTTAACAGGGCGATTGTTCTACGATTATAATGAAAAAACCTTTTATGGAGGCCTTTCTTATAGTCCTGGTACATCAGTTGCATTTTTGGTTGGAGCAAAAATAAAGAATATTACTGTGGGCTATGCATACGATATGTTTACGTCGCAAATAGGAGCCGGGAGTGGAAGTCATGATCTGTTCTTTAATTATTCAACAGACATGAATTTCTCGGGACGCAGTAAAAATAAACATAAAAGTATACGTATTTTATAA
- a CDS encoding cob(I)yrinic acid a,c-diamide adenosyltransferase: MRKSVVYTRTGDEGTTGLIGGTRVSKTDVRLESYGTIDELNAHLGLLATYLEDEADKKFLLRIQNKLFIVGSYLATDQNKTTLNQSSIILLSDIEAIELQIDMIDEQLPPINRFVIPGGCREAALCHICRTVCRRAERRILSLSITCAVDKNIIAFINRLSDYLFLLSRKLNISNNNNEIFWDKACK; encoded by the coding sequence ATGAGAAAAAGCGTAGTATATACCAGAACAGGAGACGAAGGAACTACCGGATTAATAGGTGGAACGAGAGTGTCTAAAACAGATGTTCGTTTGGAATCGTATGGCACGATAGATGAATTGAATGCTCATTTAGGTTTACTGGCAACATATCTTGAAGATGAGGCTGATAAAAAGTTTCTTTTAAGAATACAGAATAAACTTTTTATTGTAGGTTCTTATCTGGCCACTGATCAGAATAAGACTACGCTAAATCAGTCCAGCATCATTCTTTTGTCTGATATAGAAGCGATAGAACTGCAAATAGACATGATTGATGAACAATTGCCGCCTATTAATCGTTTTGTGATACCTGGCGGATGTCGTGAAGCTGCGCTTTGTCATATTTGCCGGACTGTTTGCCGGAGAGCAGAAAGACGTATATTATCGCTGTCGATAACCTGTGCTGTAGATAAAAATATTATTGCATTTATCAACCGTTTATCCGATTATTTGTTCCTTTTATCTCGAAAACTGAATATAAGTAATAATAACAATGAAATATTTTGGGATAAAGCTTGCAAATGA
- the gldL gene encoding gliding motility protein GldL, translating to MGIDNKRRGLFRRLEDFLASYKGKVVLNYAYSWGASIVITGVLFKLTHLPGANLMLWIGMGTEVLVFFISAFDRPYKSYKWESVFPNIKISGTTHSKQKEWPDDDNGDEENNLPGVVEQAISQPAAAQKVVNVGTSQPLPSQGVASFVQGTAQPASAGVQGASVIGGGNVVFVGGAPMPNGEDWASGISGEVAANSPEVADATAVYLTKLESMADTLERFNSATNALAEVSDTLLRSYKSISDNSDSITTNSQGYVDQMQSLNRNLMGLNTIYEIQLKSISSQIDTIDKVNIGLTHIKEMYEGSTGNSEKFNAEAEKMAQQIEELNKVYARMLKAMTVNMNNQQQL from the coding sequence ATGGGTATTGATAATAAAAGAAGGGGTTTATTCCGCAGATTGGAGGATTTCCTTGCTAGCTATAAAGGAAAAGTTGTGCTGAACTATGCTTATAGTTGGGGTGCTTCTATCGTAATTACAGGTGTGTTATTTAAGTTAACCCATTTACCGGGTGCAAATCTTATGCTGTGGATTGGTATGGGTACTGAGGTACTTGTGTTTTTTATATCAGCTTTTGACCGTCCTTATAAATCGTATAAGTGGGAGAGCGTGTTTCCAAATATAAAGATTTCCGGTACAACTCATTCTAAGCAAAAGGAGTGGCCTGATGATGATAATGGAGATGAGGAAAATAATCTTCCTGGAGTTGTTGAACAAGCGATTAGTCAGCCGGCTGCAGCTCAAAAAGTCGTAAACGTTGGGACATCACAACCTCTGCCTTCTCAGGGTGTAGCATCATTTGTACAGGGAACAGCTCAGCCTGCTTCGGCAGGTGTACAGGGAGCATCGGTAATTGGTGGCGGGAACGTTGTGTTCGTGGGTGGTGCACCTATGCCAAACGGTGAAGATTGGGCGTCTGGAATTAGTGGCGAAGTTGCGGCAAATTCGCCGGAAGTGGCTGATGCAACAGCTGTGTACCTGACAAAACTGGAATCAATGGCAGATACTTTGGAACGTTTCAACTCGGCAACTAATGCATTGGCTGAAGTTTCGGATACCCTGCTGAGATCTTATAAGAGCATAAGCGATAATTCGGACTCAATTACCACTAATTCACAGGGATATGTAGATCAAATGCAATCTCTGAATCGAAATTTGATGGGATTGAATACCATTTATGAAATTCAGCTGAAGAGCATCAGTTCTCAGATTGATACCATTGATAAAGTAAATATTGGTTTGACCCATATCAAAGAAATGTATGAGGGATCAACGGGTAATAGTGAAAAGTTCAATGCTGAAGCCGAAAAGATGGCACAGCAAATAGAAGAATTAAACAAAGTTTATGCCCGCATGCTGAAAGCTATGACGGTGAACATGAATAATCAACAACAATTATAA
- a CDS encoding DUF6064 family protein, with protein MEIFWNTIAQYNAGTWVYQILISIIAIALTISLFRRPTKVVKYAMKIFLAFLNAWIAIVYYYIYCEPRNFNNIFAVFWGIMVLFWLYDLFIGHTPFERTYKYDKLSILLCLLPLIYPLFSLTRGLHFPMMTSPVMPCSVAVFTIGLLLSFSNKVNIFLVLFLTHWALIGFTKVYFFKIPEDFLLASSSVPALYLFFKEYINSNLHKSTKPKARILNLLLITLCCIIGMIFTITMISELSKA; from the coding sequence ATGGAAATTTTTTGGAATACAATTGCCCAATATAATGCCGGGACTTGGGTTTATCAGATACTAATATCAATTATTGCAATTGCATTAACCATCTCTTTGTTCAGGCGCCCAACAAAGGTTGTGAAATATGCCATGAAAATTTTTCTCGCATTTCTTAATGCATGGATTGCAATAGTTTACTACTACATATATTGTGAACCAAGAAATTTTAATAACATTTTCGCTGTATTCTGGGGGATAATGGTTCTTTTCTGGCTATATGATTTATTTATAGGTCATACGCCTTTTGAACGCACCTACAAATATGACAAACTATCAATACTACTTTGCCTGCTTCCACTAATTTATCCATTATTCTCCCTTACCCGCGGTCTTCATTTTCCAATGATGACGTCACCTGTTATGCCTTGCTCTGTAGCAGTATTTACAATAGGGTTGTTGCTGTCATTTTCAAATAAAGTAAATATCTTTTTAGTTCTCTTTTTGACTCATTGGGCTTTGATTGGCTTTACGAAAGTCTATTTTTTTAAGATACCGGAAGATTTTCTTTTAGCCAGTTCATCTGTTCCGGCACTGTATCTTTTCTTTAAAGAATACATTAATTCAAATCTGCACAAATCAACCAAACCAAAAGCCAGGATTCTCAATCTTTTATTGATAACATTGTGCTGCATCATCGGTATGATATTTACAATAACCATGATAAGCGAGTTAAGTAAGGCATAA
- a CDS encoding SUMF1/EgtB/PvdO family nonheme iron enzyme, with protein MKKILFIASIVIAVALSSCGGPIGESSNGGELTGVSAMAWDEPAPYGMVLIKRGSFKVGPDEADSLWGKTAPTKEVSVDAFWMDETEVTNSKYKQFVFWVRDSIIRERLADPAYGGNEVYKIAEDREGNPIKPHLNWTRPIPWKRATEEEQAAIKSVYMVHPVEGNSMLDAKQMNYYYEYYDHTQAALRKNRLNPAERNRNTDVPVNYDEVVMISKDTAYINEEGKIVNQTVTRRLSSLYDFQNSYIVNIYPDTTCWVNDFQNSYNEPYMKLYFSHPSYNDYPVVGVSWEQANAFCAWRTNYFLAGLRGVARQIQRYRLPTEVEWEFAARGQEDSPYPWKSKDTKSDKGCFYANFKPDRGNYTKDGNLIATKVGSYSPNSNGLYDMAGNVSEWTSTVYTEAGVTSMNDMNPELKYNAAKEDPYMMKKKTVRGGSWKDVAAFIRSDARSYEYQNESRSYIGFRCVRTQIGYNKKGK; from the coding sequence ATGAAAAAAATCTTATTCATAGCAAGTATAGTCATTGCAGTTGCATTAAGTTCATGTGGAGGTCCTATTGGTGAATCTTCCAATGGGGGCGAATTAACGGGTGTCAGTGCAATGGCATGGGACGAACCTGCACCTTATGGCATGGTGCTTATCAAGCGAGGATCTTTTAAAGTTGGCCCGGACGAAGCCGATAGTCTTTGGGGAAAAACGGCTCCAACCAAGGAGGTTTCTGTTGATGCTTTCTGGATGGACGAAACTGAAGTAACCAACTCTAAATACAAACAGTTTGTATTCTGGGTACGCGATTCTATTATTCGTGAACGTTTAGCTGATCCGGCATATGGAGGTAACGAAGTTTACAAGATTGCTGAAGACAGGGAAGGAAATCCTATCAAACCTCATTTAAACTGGACAAGACCTATTCCATGGAAGCGTGCAACAGAAGAAGAACAGGCTGCTATTAAAAGTGTATATATGGTTCATCCCGTTGAAGGAAACTCAATGCTTGATGCAAAGCAGATGAATTACTATTATGAATATTATGATCATACGCAGGCTGCACTTCGCAAAAACAGATTAAACCCTGCTGAAAGAAATAGAAATACAGATGTTCCTGTGAATTATGATGAGGTGGTAATGATCTCAAAGGATACTGCATACATAAATGAGGAAGGGAAGATTGTTAATCAGACTGTTACGCGCAGACTCTCTTCTTTATATGATTTCCAGAATAGTTATATTGTAAACATTTACCCTGATACTACTTGCTGGGTGAATGATTTTCAGAATTCATATAACGAGCCATATATGAAGCTTTATTTCAGCCATCCAAGCTATAATGATTATCCTGTCGTTGGTGTATCATGGGAGCAAGCTAATGCTTTTTGTGCATGGCGGACAAATTACTTTTTAGCTGGCTTACGCGGAGTGGCTCGTCAGATTCAGCGTTATCGGTTGCCAACTGAAGTAGAGTGGGAGTTCGCTGCAAGAGGACAGGAGGATAGTCCTTATCCATGGAAATCGAAAGATACAAAATCGGATAAAGGCTGTTTCTATGCAAACTTTAAACCGGATCGGGGTAATTATACGAAAGATGGAAATCTGATTGCTACAAAGGTGGGTTCTTATTCCCCTAACTCAAATGGGTTGTATGATATGGCAGGTAATGTTTCCGAGTGGACTTCTACGGTTTATACGGAAGCCGGAGTAACTTCTATGAATGATATGAATCCTGAACTGAAATATAATGCGGCAAAAGAGGATCCTTATATGATGAAGAAAAAAACGGTTCGAGGTGGCTCTTGGAAAGATGTGGCTGCATTTATTCGTTCGGATGCGCGTTCTTATGAATATCAGAATGAAAGCAGGTCTTACATTGGATTCCGTTGTGTAAGAACACAGATTGGTTACAATAAAAAAGGAAAATAA
- a CDS encoding leucine-rich repeat domain-containing protein — MKTNTICKHIFVMFCLIQSFSLKAQEVPPVIMHVETAGTLPSLISSTEKDLITNLTLSGNLNGTDINFIREMAGRDYKDNITTGKLTKVNLADATIVAGGDYYIFLYEFNYLNYTKNNAISSSMFLDLSNLTTLILPKNITYIGSNAFKGCTGLTSLTIPSGVATIDLNAFYDCSGLTSITIPDGVTSIGGSAFYGCIGLTSIAIPTTISSISENTFEKCKGLTSITIPNNVKSIACGAFYDCTELTSAILPNTISSIACSAFYNCKKLASIEIPNSVTSIEESTFSGCSGLTSITIPNNVTYIGQGAFSYCTGLTSINIGSGVTTIEDQTFAGCSALKEFVVAESNTTYTSFESVLFNKNKDQLFAYPNAKSKVYTIPNSVTSIGESAFYNCKGLTTVIIPSTVTSIGQNAFYGCTALLEMHSKALTPPNATPTILPESIKASCKLVNNRTLTSTDTASSIFYGIDKSICKLYVPQGATAAYRNTEGWSDFTYIIEEESTSIIQTKANNIKVYVDKNAIVVKGLDLGDEIFIYNELGALQQSTKVTDDITRINVATGHIYLVKTIAKTFKLAL; from the coding sequence ATGAAAACAAATACAATTTGTAAACACATTTTTGTAATGTTCTGTCTGATCCAAAGTTTTAGTTTGAAAGCTCAAGAGGTACCACCTGTTATCATGCATGTTGAAACTGCAGGTACTTTGCCTTCATTAATTTCGTCTACAGAAAAAGATTTAATTACTAATCTGACTCTTTCCGGAAATTTAAACGGAACTGACATTAATTTTATTCGTGAAATGGCTGGGCGAGATTATAAAGACAATATTACAACTGGGAAACTTACAAAAGTTAATCTGGCAGATGCAACAATCGTAGCAGGGGGAGATTATTACATTTTCCTTTATGAGTTTAACTATTTAAATTACACAAAAAACAATGCTATTTCAAGCTCCATGTTTCTTGATTTAAGCAATCTAACTACATTAATTCTCCCAAAAAACATCACATATATTGGCAGCAATGCTTTCAAAGGTTGCACAGGATTAACCTCCCTCACCATTCCAAGCGGTGTTGCTACTATTGATCTGAATGCGTTTTATGATTGTTCAGGATTAACGTCAATCACAATTCCAGATGGAGTTACTTCTATTGGCGGCAGTGCTTTTTATGGCTGCATAGGACTGACTTCGATTGCTATACCAACTACAATTAGTTCAATAAGTGAAAATACATTTGAGAAATGTAAAGGGTTAACTTCTATTACAATACCAAACAATGTTAAATCTATAGCATGCGGCGCTTTTTATGATTGCACAGAATTAACTTCTGCTATTTTACCAAACACAATTTCCTCTATTGCTTGTAGTGCTTTTTATAATTGCAAGAAGCTAGCCTCTATAGAAATACCAAACAGCGTTACCTCTATCGAAGAATCTACTTTTAGTGGTTGTTCTGGGTTAACTTCAATAACGATACCAAACAATGTTACATATATAGGTCAAGGTGCATTTTCTTATTGCACAGGATTAACTTCTATCAATATTGGCAGTGGCGTAACCACAATCGAAGATCAGACATTCGCTGGTTGTTCAGCATTAAAAGAGTTCGTTGTTGCCGAAAGTAATACTACATACACTTCTTTTGAAAGCGTCTTATTTAACAAAAACAAAGACCAGCTATTTGCTTATCCCAATGCTAAATCTAAAGTATACACAATACCGAATAGCGTAACGTCGATTGGTGAAAGTGCATTTTACAATTGCAAAGGATTAACAACCGTTATTATCCCCAGTACAGTAACTTCTATTGGTCAAAATGCTTTTTACGGTTGTACAGCATTATTAGAAATGCATAGTAAGGCGTTAACTCCACCCAATGCAACTCCCACCATCTTGCCAGAATCAATCAAAGCCAGTTGTAAGTTGGTAAATAACAGAACACTAACATCTACAGACACAGCGTCTTCTATTTTTTATGGAATAGATAAATCAATCTGCAAATTATATGTTCCTCAAGGTGCTACAGCCGCCTATAGAAATACTGAAGGCTGGAGCGATTTTACATATATCATTGAAGAAGAGTCAACTTCTATCATTCAAACCAAAGCAAACAATATAAAGGTTTATGTAGACAAGAATGCAATAGTAGTTAAAGGATTAGATTTAGGAGATGAAATTTTCATTTATAATGAATTAGGAGCATTACAGCAAAGTACCAAAGTAACAGACGACATAACTAGAATCAATGTTGCTACAGGCCATATCTATTTGGTTAAAACAATAGCCAAGACATTTAAATTAGCTCTATAA
- the gldM gene encoding gliding motility protein GldM: MASIGPESPRQKMINLMYLVLMALLALNVSSDVLNGFSLVDESLNRSTANSTTQNKSLYKDMADFLAKNPEKVQEWFNKAQYVRKMSDSLYQYVDELKFKIVKAADGDEANVRDVKNKEDLEAANFVMLAPGTGQGKRLYNAINKYRKAILTMVVDSTQKQIINNNLSTKVPRRATTIGKNWQEYIFENTPVAAAVTLLTKLQNDIRYAEGEVLHTLVKNIDVRDIRVNEVNAYVIPNAQTIVRGGKFSAQVILAAVDSTQKPSVYIGNRLLPAGRNGFYETICNSTGNFNLTGYLELNRGNGDILRRNFSQKYTVIDPSATVSATMMNVLYAGYDNPMSVSVPGVPSQNVQMTVTNGNGSIRAVSGGYIVRPSKVGQTNFAVTANVGGRSQLMGNFEYRVRQLPDPMPFIEYEGTAGNPKRYRGGTGFSKALLMGTEGIGAAIDDGLLNVNFRVLNFETIFFDNMGNAVPEVSAGSKFSARQRDVFRKLSRGKRFYISRVKAVGPDGIERLLPTTLEVIVN; the protein is encoded by the coding sequence ATGGCTTCAATTGGACCAGAGTCTCCACGGCAGAAGATGATAAACTTAATGTATCTCGTTCTGATGGCTTTGTTGGCTTTGAATGTTTCCTCGGATGTGCTAAATGGCTTCTCACTGGTAGATGAGAGCTTGAATAGATCTACGGCTAATTCAACAACACAGAATAAGTCATTGTATAAAGATATGGCCGATTTTCTGGCAAAGAATCCGGAAAAGGTACAGGAGTGGTTTAATAAAGCTCAGTATGTACGAAAAATGTCCGACTCTCTTTATCAATATGTTGATGAATTGAAATTCAAAATAGTTAAGGCTGCTGATGGTGATGAAGCTAATGTAAGGGATGTGAAGAATAAGGAAGACCTGGAAGCTGCAAATTTTGTAATGTTAGCTCCGGGTACCGGACAAGGGAAGAGATTATACAATGCGATAAACAAATATAGAAAAGCGATTCTTACTATGGTTGTTGATAGTACGCAGAAGCAGATTATTAATAATAATCTTAGTACGAAGGTTCCCCGAAGAGCAACAACTATAGGAAAAAACTGGCAGGAATATATTTTTGAGAATACTCCTGTAGCAGCGGCTGTTACTTTACTGACTAAGTTACAAAATGACATTCGTTACGCTGAAGGGGAGGTGTTGCATACATTAGTGAAAAATATCGATGTAAGAGATATTCGTGTAAATGAGGTAAATGCTTATGTTATTCCTAATGCTCAGACAATTGTTCGAGGAGGAAAATTCAGTGCTCAGGTTATCCTGGCAGCGGTCGATTCCACGCAAAAACCTTCTGTATATATTGGAAACAGATTATTGCCTGCTGGACGGAATGGGTTTTATGAAACAATTTGTAATAGCACTGGCAACTTTAATTTGACCGGTTATCTGGAATTAAACCGGGGTAACGGAGATATTCTAAGACGTAATTTCTCTCAGAAATATACGGTCATAGATCCGTCGGCAACTGTTTCGGCTACAATGATGAATGTGCTCTATGCTGGATATGACAATCCAATGAGCGTTTCCGTTCCGGGAGTTCCAAGTCAGAACGTGCAAATGACGGTAACAAATGGAAATGGATCAATAAGAGCAGTGTCTGGAGGATATATAGTCCGTCCTTCCAAAGTTGGTCAGACAAACTTTGCTGTTACGGCAAATGTGGGAGGAAGGTCTCAACTGATGGGCAATTTTGAATATCGGGTACGTCAGTTGCCTGATCCAATGCCATTTATTGAATATGAAGGTACTGCGGGGAATCCTAAAAGATATCGTGGAGGAACTGGTTTCTCGAAGGCTCTTTTGATGGGTACTGAGGGTATTGGGGCTGCTATAGATGATGGATTGCTGAATGTGAATTTCCGTGTTCTTAATTTTGAAACTATTTTCTTTGATAATATGGGAAATGCTGTACCAGAGGTATCAGCTGGAAGTAAATTCTCTGCCAGACAAAGAGATGTATTCCGTAAATTATCTCGCGGAAAACGATTCTATATTTCACGTGTGAAAGCGGTTGGTCCTGATGGTATTGAACGCTTGCTACCTACAACTCTAGAAGTAATTGTAAATTAA
- a CDS encoding DUF2795 domain-containing protein gives MYWTLELASKLEDAPWPASKDELIDYAMRSGAPLEVIENLQEMEDEGEIYESIEDIWPDYPSKEDFFFNEEEY, from the coding sequence ATGTATTGGACATTGGAATTGGCATCTAAACTGGAAGATGCGCCTTGGCCTGCTTCCAAGGATGAACTTATCGATTACGCTATGCGCTCTGGCGCACCTCTTGAAGTGATAGAAAATCTTCAGGAAATGGAAGATGAAGGTGAGATATATGAAAGTATAGAAGATATTTGGCCGGATTATCCCAGCAAAGAAGACTTCTTTTTTAATGAAGAAGAGTATTAA